The genome window TAAGAATTACCTGCTAATGATAAAAACGATATTGGACTTAATAATGTGGCAAATATTGATACTGATGTAACCCACCATGGAATAGTTCCATCACCTTTAAAGAACTCTTTTCCCTTCATCTCTTTTTTTGAAAATAACAATCCTGCAAATAAAACTGCCAATAAGTAAACTACCAGTATTGCAAAATCTATCCAAGTAAATCCTACCATTTGATTAATCCTCCCATACTAAAAGCACTTTATTAAAAATACTTTCTGTATATTTCTTTTGCTCTTGATTTCATTTCATCAGTTGCTTCTTTCATAGGTTGTCTACAGTATCCAGCTTCGACACCTTGTTCTTCAAGTAGTAATTTAATTGTTTGATATAAACCATTTCCTAATATATCTGTTATTAAATCATTAGTCACATGTTGTACTTCAAGTGCTTCTGATATTTTTTCATTTTTAGTTAATTCAAATATTTGTCTAGCTCTGATACCGTTTACATTAAATGTAGAACCAATTGCTCCGTCTACACCTAAAACTGTAGCTGGTAGCATCATTTCATCAAATCCTGCAAATATTAATTTATTTGGGAATGTTTTTCTCATTCTTTCTAATAAATAGAAATCTGCTGCTGTAAACTTAACACCTATTATTTTTTCATTTTCAAATAATTCACCAAACTGGTCTAAACTCATGTCAACACCAGTTAAAAATGGTATAGAGTATATTATTAATCTATTATCTACAGAATTTATTATTGTGTTGTAATAGTGTTTTATTTCTTCAAAATCAAATTTATAGTAAAAAGGTGTAACAGCACTTATAGCATCATATCCTAAATCAGTTGTAAATTTAGCAAGTTCTACTGCTTCTTTTAAATTAACTGAACCAACTTGAGCTATTAATTTTATTTCTTCTTTCACTTCATCCTTAGCTATTTCAAAGATTCTTTTCTTCTCATCAGTTGAAAGCATGAAGTTTTCTCCTGTACTACCTCCTACATAAAGACCATCTACTTTACAAATATCTATATTATGTCTAATTATTTGTCTTAACCCTTTTTCATTTATATTTCCTTCCTTATCAAATGAAACTAATAATGCTGAATAAATTCCCTTCATATCTGTTGTTCTCATATCTTTACCTCCAATTTTAATTTTCAAGTATAGTTAAATATAATAAATTTTTAATTTATAAATTAAATTTTAATTACTTTCAATTGCTTTAACAAATTTTTCTGTTATTAATTGTGGTCTTGTTATTGCTGAACCTACAACTGATGAATGAACTCCCAGTTCAAAAACCTTTTTTAAATCTTGAGGAGTGTTTACCTTTCCTTCTGCTATTACAGGTATTTCTAAATCTTTAACTAATCTTTCCATTAATACAAAGTCTGGACCTTCTAATGTTTTCGTATATGGAGTATACCCAGATAGTGTAGTTGAAACGCAATCTACACCGTATTCTTGTGCTTTAATAGCTTCATCATAATTTGAAATATCTGCCATTACTAGAACACCATTTTCTTTTATATACTTTATAATTTCTTTTAAATCTTCATTATTTGGTCTAACTCTATTAGTAGCATCTAAAGCTATCATTTCACATCCTGTTGTCAAAAGCTCATCAACTTCTTTTTTAGTTGGTGTTATATATATATCTGAATCTTCATAATTTATCTTTATAATACCTATAACAGGAAGTCCGGTAACTTTTTTTATCTCAATAATATCTTCAACTCCTTGAGCTCTAATTCCAACAGCTCCACCTTCCATAGCAGCCTTAGCCATTCTACCCATTATAAAAGGGCTATGAAGAGGTTCATTTTCTAAAGCTTGGCATGATACTATTAATCTTCCCTTTACCTTATCTAGCATTTTTTCAATTACCTCATTTCTGAAATTTATTTTCTTGATTTATGTATTAATAATAACATGAAAACTTTTTCTTTGCAATATTTTTTCATATTTTTTTCTTATTTCTATTTTTTTACCAGTTTATTCCAGATATAAGCTCATTTTTTATATACAAAAGAAATTTTATTTCATTTTTTCGGTATTTATTTTCATTTCATATAGATGCTTTTATAAATACTATATATCGATAATTTCAATAAAAAAACCCATGTACACAATACATAGGTTTTCCAACATTATTCTAAATCCATTATAATTTTTCTGCCACAACATGGACAAAATTCAGACTCTGAATCTATTTCGCTTTCACAATATCCACAAACTATAAAATCATCATATTCATTATCTAACTCAAACTTTTTACCACATTCAGCACAATATTTATCATTTATACCTCCAACATAACCACATTCACAGATTACATTACTCTCTGCAGTTTCTATTTCATTAATTTCCATATTTTTTTCATAGATTATCTTATCAAGTTCTAATAATTCATCACATAACTTATCAAAACTCTCATCATCAATAGAATCTTCTCTAATTTTTTGATATGTTAATATTCCCATTTCCAAGAATATCTTAGCTTTCTTTTCTTGAATATCATCAATCTCTCTATTTAACTTGGATTTCTCTTTATATAATTCAACTTTAAATTTTCCATTACCAAAGCTTTTCTTAACTTTAGAAAATTTATCATCTACTGTATTATTATTATTTTCCATAGAAGTTCCCTCCAATCATATTTAATCAGCTGAGTTCAGCTTATATCCTAATAAAGATATCACAAAACTATATACAAATGAAATTATAATAGTTTGAAATACTTTAAATTGCATTATTAAAGTTGTTCCATAACTGGTTGTATTAAAAAAATTAATATTACTATCAAGTATAAAGGTGCTAAACAAAGCCAACATCCCCATTAAAAATGCATAATACACACTAAACACTATTACAGGCTTGACATTATCTGTACTATACTTAAATCTTAATTTATATCCATTTAATAATAGTATTAACACAGACAAAGCTCCCATTGCATAAAACATTAATTTAGTATCTCCAAATAAAGATGATGAACCTAAACTAAATATTGACACTGTTGAATTTATTATAGTCACTGAAATTCCATTTGCAAAAGCCCACATATAACTGGCTATTTGTGGTAGTATAGTAAATAAATTCGCTCCATTTGAGTAACTACTCATATCTAATTCATTTAAGTAACTACTATCAGATATAGTCAGTACAAATAGTATTGCTAATACTAAAACATATCCTAATATAAATATTTTTATAGAATTTGAAAAAAGAGACATGTACATATTTTCCTTTTCATAACTTTTTTTATAAGTAGTTATGTATGTACATATAAATCCTAATACAAATCCATTTAAAAGAACACTAAAAAATTCATAACTATATTCTAATGCATATCCATATTCTAACATACTATGTGAACTAGTTTTTACATTAGTAAAAATAGATAAAATAGCTAAAACTAATCCATAAAGAATTCCAACTCCAAGAGAATTTGCTAATACAGTTTTTGAATCTATGCATCTTTTTCTCATAAAAACTAAGTTTGATATTATTAATCCTAAAATAGGAATTATAAGTAATATCAATAACCCTATATTAGCATTTATAAACCCAGAGCCCATCATGGTAGACATAGATACACTAATTTGACCTAAGTTAAGAGCTAGGATTATATGTGCTGGATTTATCAAATAACTAATATCATTAAATTGAATAGTTATAATAGCTTTAAATATCAGTGCAATAATAAATAATATAAATATAGTTGTAAATGTTGTTAAAAATATTCCTCTTGTATTTGCATGATATGAAAGCTCTTTTATTTTAGATTTCAAGTCTAGTTTTGTTTCAAGTGGTCTTAATGATGCTATTTCATAAAGCTCATTTCCACAAAATTTACAGTAATTATCCTTTGTATTATTTTCTTTATTGCAACTAGAACAGATTTTTTCTTCTTTATTTTTAAGAGTTAAGTGACTATTTTTTATTTTTCTAGTTGGTTCACCTGTCGTTTTGGAATAATTATTATGTGAATAATTCATATTATTTATTTTTTTTTCACTCATTTTTGCCCTCCAAGTTTTACTATTGTAAATTATCAAGTATAACTATATCATATAAAACTTAATTATACCTTAATTGGATATATTTATCTATTTTATTTGTTTATTGTTTGTGTTGCATTTTACTAAAAAATTATACAATATCGCAAAATAAAAGTAATCAAATTATATATTTATAAGTACAATAAAAATAACTTGCATATATCTAAACTAGATAATATACAAGTTATTTTTTATGGTTGTATTATATATAATTATTAAAACTCAGCATTTTTAGGAGTTCTTGGGAAAGGTATAACGTCTCTTATGTTAGACATACCTGTCATATACATAATTATTCTTTCAAATCCAAGACCAAATCCAGAGTGAGTAGCAGTACCAAATTTTCTAAGTTCTAAGTACCACCAATAATCTTCTTCTCTTAATCCCATTTCATGAATTCTATCTAACAACACATCTTCTCTTTCTTCTCTTTGAGAACCTCCTACGATTTCTCCAACTCCAGGAACTAATAAATCCATTGCTCTAACAGTTTTTCCATCTTCATTCATTCTCATGTAGAAAGCTTTTATATCTTTTGGATAATCTGTAACAAAAACTGGACAATTATATATTTGCTCTGTTATATATCTTTCATGCTCAGTTTGAAGGTCACATCCCCACTCAACAGGATACTCAAATTCATGACCTGATTCAATCAATAACTCCACTGCTTTAGTATATGTTATTCTAATAAATTCAGAATTTACTATCTTGTTTAATCTTTCTAATAATCCTTTATCTATAAAACTATTAAAGAATTCCATTTCTTCAGGAGCATTTTCTAAAACATAGCTTATAACATATTTTATCATATCTTCTGCAAGTTCCATGTTATCTTCAAGGTCTGCAAAAACTATCTCTGGCTCTATCATCCAGAATTCTGAAGCATGTCTTCCCGTATAAGAATTTTCTGCTCTAAATGTAGGTCCAAAAGTATAAACATTTCTAAAAGAAAGTGCCATTATTTCAGCATTTAATTGACCACTAACCGTTAAATTAGCTTCTTTTCCAAAAAAATCTTGAGTATAGTCTATTTTGCCATCTTCTGTTTTTGGAATATCATTTAAATCCATAGTTGTTATTCTAAACATTTCTCCTGCACCTTCACAGTCACTACCTGTGATGATTGGAGAATGTGCATATACAAAGTTTCTTTCTTGGAAAAACTTGTGTATTGCATATGCAGCTATTGATCTTACTCTAAATACAGCTGAAAAAGTATTACTTCTTGGTCTTAAATGTGCTATTGTTCTTAAATATTCAAGTGTATGTCTCTTCTTTTGTAGTGGATATGAACTATCTGATTCTCCTTCCACAACTATACTTTTTGCATGTATTTCTACTGGTTGCTTAGCTCCTTCTGTAGATACCAATTCTCCCTCTACAAGTATAGATGAGCTTATTGGTAATTTTCCTACCTCTTTAAAATTTTCTACTTTCTCATCAAATACTATCTGCATATTTTTAAAGAAACTTCCATCATTTAACTCTATAAATCCAAAGTTCTTAGATACTCTAGATGTCCTTATCCATCCAGCTACTTTTACAGTTTTCCCTATGTACTGCTCTTTATCTCTGTACAATTCTTTTACTGTTATAAATTCCTTTTGCATTTTAAATCCTCCTAGTATAATTGTATTATTTTCTTCTAAGTATAATTTCAATAAAAAAAGCCCTTCATCCCTATATAAAGGGACGAAAGACTATTACTTTCGCGGTACCACCCTAGTTGTCATAATGACCTCTTAGTTAAGCAATGCTTAAAGCCTATAACGGTGCCTTCCGTCTAATTCTACTTACTAAATAAGCTTTCGATTAGAAACTCCAAGATGTTCTTCAACATAAACCTCGTATTGAGCTTTCACCATCCTCAACTCGCTAAAACTACATTTTATATCTACTCTTCTCTTCACAGTATTTATCTTCTATTATTTCCGCTAATTAACAAAATTATACCAATTTATAAATTTTTAGTCAATAAGTTTATATAATTGATATTGATTGCCATTTATAATATGAGTATTTATAAAAAAGTAGAGTAGTATCATGTTTATCAAATTAGATTCAATTATTTAAAACAACACTACTCTACATAATCACAATAAATACTCATCTTCGTTACTGAATTTTTAAAATTTTATAACTTACTTCCATTATCAACCCAATCTTTTGCTTCTTCAACACCCTTAAGTGAAGGTACTGAAACTTTACTATGAGGTTTTAATTTTTCAACATCAGCCCATGCTGCTGTTGACTCATTTCCAACTAAAAGTGGACTTCTAAGTCTTTTATTATCTCTACCTTTTAATGCTCTTGCTTTTTTATTTTCCAAAACTATCACCTCTATTATTTATTTTGTAATAGTTTTAACAATTTTTCAAATTAAATTCATAAGTCAAAGTTATAATGATTTTTTAATAAATAATATATGTTTTTAAAACTTAATTTATATCTATTTGTATACAAAATGTTTATCTCATATACAAATAATATAGAACTGTATTTTTAATTTTCGTATTGATTTCTAATGCCATTTTTTGACTATATAGATTTTATAATGAAATCAAACTATTTATAAAGTATAATTTTATATTATTTTTTATTTATAGAGTATTTGCTATCTGTTGAATTGTATTTTTTAAATTTAAAATTCCATATCCCTGTGATACATTTGGATATGTATATATATCAAGTTTTGTAGCTCCCAATATCAAATACGTTTTTAAAACTTGCGTAAAGAGTGCTAATCTCGGTATATTATCTTGTTTTTCTAAGTATTCCATTAATAAAGCTAAAACGCCAGTTACTATAGAACTACTCACTCCTGTACCTGTACATGTATTATATGTTCCATTTTTATATGTAGATATTATATCTACACCTGGAGCTACTATATCTGGCTTAATTCCTCTCCCTCTAATTGGTCCTTTTGAAGAACCAATCCACATACTATCAGTCTTATTATTAAATGCACCAACTGTAATTACATCATCACTAGCAGCATACATAGTTATCGTAGCTATTGAATCAGGGTCTAAAAATCTTGTATCTTGAGCTATCAAGTTTTTATTTGGCAAGTATATGTCATATCCTCCTCCGATTACAAGTTCTGAAGTTAATCTTAAAGTCCATACACCAGGCTTTATATCTCTTAATCTCATCTCCAGATTTTCTTTTCCAGAAGTAATATAAGGATAAATAAATCGCATTGCATAAGTAGTATTTTCTAAATTAAATTTTCCTCTATATATATAAAAATCTGGAGAATATCTTATATCATGACTGACTTCACCTGAAGGAGATATTATTTGTGCTCCTATTTTATCTGGGCCATTCGTATTTAAAGTTATATCAAGTGCATAGTCATCTCCATCTTGTATTATTACATCTTGAACCTCACCTACACGGCTAAAACTTCCAGAATAATGAATATCTGTATTCCCTTGATTTCCTGCACCACTCACTACTACTACACCAGCACTGCTCAATATATTAAATGTATCTAATATTGAGGTAGTTGCTACAGCACCTGACTTAACTCCAATGGTCAAATTTATTATCAGAGGCTTATTTTCTGTTCGTGCTATATTAGTAACATATGTTATAGCTGCTAAAAAATCTGAAACACTGTAATTTATCCTTCCAGCATAATAAGTACCAATATATGATTTTAATTTCACCACTATTAAATCTGATTCTGTAGCAATACCTCTATACTGTGAGTTTACTCTTCCATTTCCAACCAGTATACCGGAAGCTAAAGTTCCAGTTCCTATATTATCTTGACTTAAACTTCTATCATTTCTATTTATGGCTGTATTTAACTCACTTCTTGTAAATTCACTTCCAAAAATAAAACCTTCCGGAGGCGAATTTGTATTTGCTTCTTGGTCCCATAAATATAAAACTTTACTGGTTCCATCGGCATTTATAAAGTCAGGATGCAAATAATCTATACCAGAATCTATAACTGCCAATAAAATTCCTCTTCCTGTTATATCATTATATGGATTTTCATAGATATACTCAGTTTCAGCTGCTGTTGTAATAGTTTCTCCATTATCTACATTATTAGTTATATCAATTAGACTGCTCATTGGAGCAGATTCTTCCCACCAAGCAACTTGCAATATATTATTTAAAATAGTTTCATCAAAATCTATAGGTACATATATTACTGCAAGCTGACTATTTAAGACCATATACCTATTTATTCCATTTTCTTGAAGTGCAGTTTCTATATCACCTTGATAAATTATACAATAAGATTTTTCCATAAAACCCTCCTACCTTAAAACATCAAACATGCCTCTAACATCCAAAGCTCCATATCCAACGCTTGTGTTTGGATATACTGTATTTGAATCTTTTTTAGCTCCAGCTTGCAGAAATGTTTTTAGTTTTTGAACATATGCTTGATTTGGATATCTACCGTCAACAAAAGTATATTGAAAATACATTGCTGCTGCACCTGATACATGTGCACTTGCTGCTGCTGTCCCTGTTATGGTTGCATACCTATTTCCAGGGTAAGCTGCTATTATACTAACTCCTGGTGCTACTAAATCTGGCTTCAATCTATCTTCAATAGTTGGACCTCTTGATGAACTTTGCCATAAACTATTATTAATAGTATTATAGGCTCCTACAGTTATTAAATCATCCTGAACAGCAGGATAATTTATAGTATAAAAAGGATCAACCTGTCTAAATCTAGTTCCACTTTTTAAAAACACTCTGTTTGGCAGGTATAAATTGTATATTCCATTTATAATATAAACTCCAATTAACCTAACTTTCCATACTCCTCTTTTAGCATTTCTCAAAGTAATATTCGTAAACTGCTGACCTGAAAAAGTAGTTGGATATACATACGTTATAAAATACTCAGTTCCTTCTAAATCAAATAAACCTGTAATCCTATTATAACTTGATACACCAACACTTTTACTTTCCTCACCTGAAGGTGATATTATTATTACATCTGCCTTATCTGGCTTATTTAACCAAAGTTCTAATGATACTTCTTCTTCATCTTCATTTAACTCCAACTCAATATCAACAAAACCTGTGGGTGGTATCCTACCAGATGTATGTGTTTGAGTATTTCCCTCATTTCCTGCTCCTGCTATTAGACATAGCCCTCTAGTAAAAAATGCTTTTTCACTATTACTTCTATTAGTTAAACCAACCAAACTACTACTACCCAAAGATACATTTACAACTATTGGTCTTCCAAGTTCAAAAGCTTTTTTATATGCGTACTGAGATGCAGCAAACAACATTGCATTATTATAAAAACCATCTATCTTAGCAAGTTTTATTATTATAAGTTCAGCCTCTTCTGCTATACCTGCATATTCACTATTTACATTTCCAAGCCCTGCACATATACCACTTAACATAGTTCCTTGACCAACTTCATCTTGAGATAGACTAGGGTCATTATTTGCAATAGCTCTATTTATATCTTCTCGTGTATATTCTGTTCCAATATAAAAACCTTCTGGTGGATTTCCATCTTTTGTTTGGTCCCACAAATATAGTATTTTTGAAGTTCCATCTGGATAAATAAAATCTCTGTGTAAATAGTCTATTCCTGTATCTGCAATTGCTATAATGGTACCTCTACCCGTTATAGTAATATTTGGATTATTTTTAAAGAAATTTACACCTATTTCTTCTGTTGCAACTACACCTCCAAAAGTACCTTGATTAATCTCTCCAAGCAAAGACATTTTTATAGTTGATTCTGACCTTATAATTGATGGAAGTTCTAGTATCCTTTGTATACTATTGTAATCATCAGCATTTATAGGCAATATACCTAGAGAATCACTCAATTTAAAAAAATCAAAACCCATACCTAGAGCATTTAACTCACTTTCAAATTCAGGAGTATGAATTATATTTATTCCTGCCAAAGTCCCTGTTTGTCTCTTCATATACTCATGATAAAAACTCTCTTGTCTAATTTCATCTTTTGTGTTCGTATTGTAACCATCTATAGCTTTATAATTATTTTCTTCACCTTTAAATAACTTTTTAGTACTTCTATATTCAAGGTCTTCTGCTTCTAAGTCCTGATTTATACTAGATAGAGTGTATAAATCTATATCTGATAAATCTAAAAATCCAAAGCCTGATGAATTATTTGGATAAGATTGATTGCTCAATCTCCTTGCCCCTCTTAAAAGTAATGCTCTTAATTTCTGAGAATACAAAAACAAATCATTTCCATTTACAATTCCCCATTCCATAAACAAAGAACAAACTCCTGTGACATGAGGAGTAGCCATACTTGTTCCAGTTAATGCTCCACTTGTACCTCCTGGTAAAAAAGATATTATATTTTCACCTGGAGCTAATAAATCTGGTTTAAATACACCTAATTGTGTATCTCCTTCTCCAGAAAATATAGATACTATGTCTGTTCTTGAATTGAAACTACCCACTGTTATAACTCTACTTGCTGTCCCAGGAACTGTTACAGTAAGTTCTTGAGTAGGAATTAGAAACCTTGTATTTCTATTTAATCCTTCAGAAGTTGGTAAGTATATGTTTACATTACCAGTTACTATGTCTATTGGTTCAAATACAATTCTCCATAAACCAGGGGTTATCTGTGTATTTGAACTCAATTGTAAAGTAACTCTTCTTGTAAGAGAATATGGAGCTATAGGATAAAAATAACCTGTTATTCTGGTTTCCCCCAAAGTATTTCTTATTTCACCTGAAGTTAGAGAAATTGATTGTGTTTGATTATTTGATGGATTTACTAAATGTACACTAAAATCATCAACAAAATCTGGCCATATGTTTACATTTAATATACGTTCTCCTTCTCCAACTACAAACTCAACTTCCTCTGTAGTATTATTTTGAAGTCTAATCCTTTTATGACCACCTTTATCTGCGTTATTTCCAGCTGCTATAACTATATTGTTTTTCCAAAACAAACACATATCATCTATATATTGTTCAAATAAGGATGTTCCTCTATGTGAACCTTCATTACTTCCATAACTTATATTTAATGTAACAGGCATTCTTAATTCTAATGCTCTGTCTAAAATGAATTTAATTGCCCTCATAAACTCTGTACTTCTCGAAAAAACATCTGTCTGTATATTCCCTACTCTTACCACTATTATCCTAGCATCACTTGCAATGGTTGCACAAATGCCTCCAACGTGTGTACCATGTAAACTAGTTGTTGAAATCGGTATATACATATTTCCAGCTATAGCATTATTTATATCTTCATTAGTATACAATGTACCTTCTCTAAAACCTTCTGGTGGATTTCCTTGAATAGACTGGTCCCAATAATATAATATTTTAGACCTTCCATCACTATCTCTAAATACAGGTAGAGTATAATCTATACCCGAATCGATTATACCAATTATAGTTCCTTTTCCAGTTAAGCCAGTTCTATTTTTAAAACCTGTTATTCCTGTACTTGAAAAACTTTGTACATCCTGCGTTTGTAATATAAAAGGTTTTTCTATAAATTCAATTTCTGGATAAGTTAAAAGTGCATTTATATCTTCTTCATTACTTGATGTTATTATTGCATATGATGGATTAAGTATCTCTACTGATACACCTAATTCTTGTTCTAATCTCAATATATCTCCATTATATTTTACAATTAATTCATAATTTATTATAATCACCTCGATTTTTAAAATTATTATTAATGTATATGTTTTCTATAGTTCTAAAATGTATCAGAGTATATAATTTTTAAAGTTCAATCATGCAATTTATAATAGAGATATTTATAATAATACAGTATATTTGTATATCATTACTCTTAAAATTATATACCTAAATAAAATCACCTCTAAAATCTTTAAATTTTACATTTATTTGTCATAATTAAATGAAATGTATATTTTTAAAAACAATGAAAGATGGCTTTTTACTCAAAATTTATATTACAAAAAACTTACTTTAATAAAAAATATCACTTTTTTCAATTTAAGTTATAAGTAAACATAATGTACTTAATTTTTATCATAAATATAAAGCTTTCATGTATTTATAATTTTATATTAATCATACTATATTAATACTGCTTTTTATTGTATAATAAGCTATAAATATTAACTTGAACTTAAATTTAAGTATATCTAAATTTAACAAATATAAGAAAGGTTGTGTCATTTTGCAAGATAAAAAAATTTATTTAAATATTGTATTTACTGTAGTTGTTTCATATATCTTGATTAAGCTTATCGATAACTACAAATATTTCTT of Clostridioides sp. ES-S-0054-01 contains these proteins:
- a CDS encoding S8 family peptidase; the encoded protein is MEKSYCIIYQGDIETALQENGINRYMVLNSQLAVIYVPIDFDETILNNILQVAWWEESAPMSSLIDITNNVDNGETITTAAETEYIYENPYNDITGRGILLAVIDSGIDYLHPDFINADGTSKVLYLWDQEANTNSPPEGFIFGSEFTRSELNTAINRNDRSLSQDNIGTGTLASGILVGNGRVNSQYRGIATESDLIVVKLKSYIGTYYAGRINYSVSDFLAAITYVTNIARTENKPLIINLTIGVKSGAVATTSILDTFNILSSAGVVVVSGAGNQGNTDIHYSGSFSRVGEVQDVIIQDGDDYALDITLNTNGPDKIGAQIISPSGEVSHDIRYSPDFYIYRGKFNLENTTYAMRFIYPYITSGKENLEMRLRDIKPGVWTLRLTSELVIGGGYDIYLPNKNLIAQDTRFLDPDSIATITMYAASDDVITVGAFNNKTDSMWIGSSKGPIRGRGIKPDIVAPGVDIISTYKNGTYNTCTGTGVSSSIVTGVLALLMEYLEKQDNIPRLALFTQVLKTYLILGATKLDIYTYPNVSQGYGILNLKNTIQQIANTL
- a CDS encoding zinc ribbon domain-containing protein → MSEKKINNMNYSHNNYSKTTGEPTRKIKNSHLTLKNKEEKICSSCNKENNTKDNYCKFCGNELYEIASLRPLETKLDLKSKIKELSYHANTRGIFLTTFTTIFILFIIALIFKAIITIQFNDISYLINPAHIILALNLGQISVSMSTMMGSGFINANIGLLILLIIPILGLIISNLVFMRKRCIDSKTVLANSLGVGILYGLVLAILSIFTNVKTSSHSMLEYGYALEYSYEFFSVLLNGFVLGFICTYITTYKKSYEKENMYMSLFSNSIKIFILGYVLVLAILFVLTISDSSYLNELDMSSYSNGANLFTILPQIASYMWAFANGISVTIINSTVSIFSLGSSSLFGDTKLMFYAMGALSVLILLLNGYKLRFKYSTDNVKPVIVFSVYYAFLMGMLALFSTFILDSNINFFNTTSYGTTLIMQFKVFQTIIISFVYSFVISLLGYKLNSAD
- the asnS gene encoding asparagine--tRNA ligase, translating into MQKEFITVKELYRDKEQYIGKTVKVAGWIRTSRVSKNFGFIELNDGSFFKNMQIVFDEKVENFKEVGKLPISSSILVEGELVSTEGAKQPVEIHAKSIVVEGESDSSYPLQKKRHTLEYLRTIAHLRPRSNTFSAVFRVRSIAAYAIHKFFQERNFVYAHSPIITGSDCEGAGEMFRITTMDLNDIPKTEDGKIDYTQDFFGKEANLTVSGQLNAEIMALSFRNVYTFGPTFRAENSYTGRHASEFWMIEPEIVFADLEDNMELAEDMIKYVISYVLENAPEEMEFFNSFIDKGLLERLNKIVNSEFIRITYTKAVELLIESGHEFEYPVEWGCDLQTEHERYITEQIYNCPVFVTDYPKDIKAFYMRMNEDGKTVRAMDLLVPGVGEIVGGSQREEREDVLLDRIHEMGLREEDYWWYLELRKFGTATHSGFGLGFERIIMYMTGMSNIRDVIPFPRTPKNAEF
- a CDS encoding zinc ribbon domain-containing protein, which encodes MENNNNTVDDKFSKVKKSFGNGKFKVELYKEKSKLNREIDDIQEKKAKIFLEMGILTYQKIREDSIDDESFDKLCDELLELDKIIYEKNMEINEIETAESNVICECGYVGGINDKYCAECGKKFELDNEYDDFIVCGYCESEIDSESEFCPCCGRKIIMDLE
- a CDS encoding N-acetylmannosamine-6-phosphate 2-epimerase, translating into MLDKVKGRLIVSCQALENEPLHSPFIMGRMAKAAMEGGAVGIRAQGVEDIIEIKKVTGLPVIGIIKINYEDSDIYITPTKKEVDELLTTGCEMIALDATNRVRPNNEDLKEIIKYIKENGVLVMADISNYDEAIKAQEYGVDCVSTTLSGYTPYTKTLEGPDFVLMERLVKDLEIPVIAEGKVNTPQDLKKVFELGVHSSVVGSAITRPQLITEKFVKAIESN
- a CDS encoding N-acetylneuraminate lyase, which produces MKGIYSALLVSFDKEGNINEKGLRQIIRHNIDICKVDGLYVGGSTGENFMLSTDEKKRIFEIAKDEVKEEIKLIAQVGSVNLKEAVELAKFTTDLGYDAISAVTPFYYKFDFEEIKHYYNTIINSVDNRLIIYSIPFLTGVDMSLDQFGELFENEKIIGVKFTAADFYLLERMRKTFPNKLIFAGFDEMMLPATVLGVDGAIGSTFNVNGIRARQIFELTKNEKISEALEVQHVTNDLITDILGNGLYQTIKLLLEEQGVEAGYCRQPMKEATDEMKSRAKEIYRKYF
- a CDS encoding DUF3787 domain-containing protein — encoded protein: MENKKARALKGRDNKRLRSPLLVGNESTAAWADVEKLKPHSKVSVPSLKGVEEAKDWVDNGSKL